Proteins from a genomic interval of Neodiprion lecontei isolate iyNeoLeco1 chromosome 2, iyNeoLeco1.1, whole genome shotgun sequence:
- the LOC124292817 gene encoding uncharacterized protein LOC124292817 isoform X1, which translates to MYAVIEFLVGEDRECALVPVLWLVENNTQCYWPRTKTEDHFTKLVKSKAAYEKTWPKFAIHKVLHTGDDYHDTEATMARLLELGTSDESGIIRNIAKKSTVIPQQDITNDVDENEATNSDDVEPEPQKKKRKHKTDKKKAKNRHVSNKKKKTKRSRESSSSLGYTSSADENLPPSEVDESTSNRNKNTRYINSAKGSTKNQTPKKNLAHKIVQHQYNDNSHESPNQLSGYETSNRNISSRIIRSTTQYDLSRSFSQLEPSTPTTSREQNTFEEKTLQYLEHIKSYTEQNHLLLRKIFSKQKEVSIDVTKKPAEFPKLPLNSMEDFSNLENILKSEEHRTYLTGKLASIGGTSGRQCVLAIMRSLLTNELAMQFNWAGRDKVSFQKTLTMETVYEAVKQTFLGKKEIGDATETSVSCAVKDWLKLARSRHTYVRKKG; encoded by the exons ATGTATGCGGTGATTGAATTCTTGGTTGGCGAAGATAGAGAATGCGCATTGGTACCAGTTCTTTGGCTGGTCGAAAACAACACCCAATGTTACTGGCCACGGACAAAAACTGAAGATCATTTTACAAAACTTGTAAAATCAAAGGCTGCCTATGAAAAAACATGGCCAAAGTTTGCCATTCACAAAGTACTGCATACCGGAG ATGACTACCACGACACCGAAGCAACGATGGCGCGCCTACTGGAGCTGGGCACGTCCGATGAATCCGGAATAATTCGCAACATCGCTAAAAAATCCACTGTAATACCTCAGCAAGATATTACCAATGACGTGGACGAGAATGAAGCTACGAACAGTGATGATGTCGAACCTGAGccgcaaaagaaaaaacgtaaacaCAAAACCGACAAGAAGAAGGCTAAAAATCGACACgttagtaacaaaaaaaaaaaaacgaagcgtTCTCGTGAAAGTTCAAGTAGTTTAGGTTACACCTCTTCAGCTGACGAGAATTTGCCACCGTCCGAAGTCGATGAATCGACTTCTAACCGTAATAAGAATACTCGCTACATTAACTCAGCCAAAGGATCTACCAAAAATCAGACACCAAAGAAAAACTTGGCCCACAAGATCGTACAGCACCAGTATAATGATAATTCCCATGAGTCACCGAATCAGTTGTCTGGATATGAAACATCAAATAGAAACATTTCTAGTAGGATCATCAGGTCTACCACGCAATATGACTTATCAAGATCCTTTTCACAACTTGAACCTTCAACCCCGACCACATCACGCGAACAGAATacctttgaagaaaaaactctgCAGTATTTAGAACACATTAAATCCTACACTGAACAAAACCATCTGCTACTACGTAAAATCTTCTCAAAACAGAAGGAAGTCAGCATCGACGTAACAAAGAAACCAGCCGAATTCCCAAAACTTCCTCTTAACTCCATGGAAGACTTCTCCAACCTCGAAAATATCCTGAAATCCGAAGAGCATCGAACTTATTTA ACCGGGAAACTGGCTTCTATTGGAGGGACAAGCGGTCGCCAATGTGTGTTGGCTATAATGAGGTCACTACTCACAAACGAATTAGCGATGCAATTCAATTGGGCAGGGAGGGACAAAGTCTCATTTCAAAAGACATTGACAATGGAAACTGTTTACg agGCTGTGAAACAAACCTTTCTTGGCAAGAAGGAAATTGGTGATGCAACCGAAACCAGTGTTTCGTGTGCCGTGAAAGACTGGTTAAAACTAGCTCGATCACGGCATACCTATGTACGAAAGAAGGGCTAA
- the LOC124292817 gene encoding uncharacterized protein LOC124292817 isoform X2, with product MYAVIEFLVGEDRECALVPVLWLVENNTQCYWPRTKTEDHFTKLVKSKAAYEKTWPKFAIHKVLHTGDDYHDTEATMARLLELGTSDESGIIRNIAKKSTVIPQQDITNDVDENEATNSDDVEPEPQKKKRKHKTDKKKAKNRHVSNKKKKTKRSRESSSSLGYTSSADENLPPSEVDESTSNRNKNTRYINSAKGSTKNQTPKKNLAHKIVQHQYNDNSHESPNQLSGYETSNRNISSRIIRSTTQYDLSRSFSQLEPSTPTTSREQNTFEEKTLQYLEHIKSYTEQNHLLLRKIFSKQKEVSIDVTKKPAEFPKLPLNSMEDFSNLENILKSEEHRTYLYFVADRETGFYWRDKRSPMCVGYNEVTTHKRISDAIQLGREGQSLISKDIDNGNCLRGCETNLSWQEGNW from the exons ATGTATGCGGTGATTGAATTCTTGGTTGGCGAAGATAGAGAATGCGCATTGGTACCAGTTCTTTGGCTGGTCGAAAACAACACCCAATGTTACTGGCCACGGACAAAAACTGAAGATCATTTTACAAAACTTGTAAAATCAAAGGCTGCCTATGAAAAAACATGGCCAAAGTTTGCCATTCACAAAGTACTGCATACCGGAG ATGACTACCACGACACCGAAGCAACGATGGCGCGCCTACTGGAGCTGGGCACGTCCGATGAATCCGGAATAATTCGCAACATCGCTAAAAAATCCACTGTAATACCTCAGCAAGATATTACCAATGACGTGGACGAGAATGAAGCTACGAACAGTGATGATGTCGAACCTGAGccgcaaaagaaaaaacgtaaacaCAAAACCGACAAGAAGAAGGCTAAAAATCGACACgttagtaacaaaaaaaaaaaaacgaagcgtTCTCGTGAAAGTTCAAGTAGTTTAGGTTACACCTCTTCAGCTGACGAGAATTTGCCACCGTCCGAAGTCGATGAATCGACTTCTAACCGTAATAAGAATACTCGCTACATTAACTCAGCCAAAGGATCTACCAAAAATCAGACACCAAAGAAAAACTTGGCCCACAAGATCGTACAGCACCAGTATAATGATAATTCCCATGAGTCACCGAATCAGTTGTCTGGATATGAAACATCAAATAGAAACATTTCTAGTAGGATCATCAGGTCTACCACGCAATATGACTTATCAAGATCCTTTTCACAACTTGAACCTTCAACCCCGACCACATCACGCGAACAGAATacctttgaagaaaaaactctgCAGTATTTAGAACACATTAAATCCTACACTGAACAAAACCATCTGCTACTACGTAAAATCTTCTCAAAACAGAAGGAAGTCAGCATCGACGTAACAAAGAAACCAGCCGAATTCCCAAAACTTCCTCTTAACTCCATGGAAGACTTCTCCAACCTCGAAAATATCCTGAAATCCGAAGAGCATCGAACTTATTTA tATTTTGTTGCAGACCGGGAAACTGGCTTCTATTGGAGGGACAAGCGGTCGCCAATGTGTGTTGGCTATAATGAGGTCACTACTCACAAACGAATTAGCGATGCAATTCAATTGGGCAGGGAGGGACAAAGTCTCATTTCAAAAGACATTGACAATGGAAACTGTTTACg agGCTGTGAAACAAACCTTTCTTGGCAAGAAGGAAATTGGTGA
- the LOC124292817 gene encoding uncharacterized protein LOC124292817 isoform X3, translating to MARLLELGTSDESGIIRNIAKKSTVIPQQDITNDVDENEATNSDDVEPEPQKKKRKHKTDKKKAKNRHVSNKKKKTKRSRESSSSLGYTSSADENLPPSEVDESTSNRNKNTRYINSAKGSTKNQTPKKNLAHKIVQHQYNDNSHESPNQLSGYETSNRNISSRIIRSTTQYDLSRSFSQLEPSTPTTSREQNTFEEKTLQYLEHIKSYTEQNHLLLRKIFSKQKEVSIDVTKKPAEFPKLPLNSMEDFSNLENILKSEEHRTYLTGKLASIGGTSGRQCVLAIMRSLLTNELAMQFNWAGRDKVSFQKTLTMETVYEAVKQTFLGKKEIGDATETSVSCAVKDWLKLARSRHTYVRKKG from the exons ATGGCGCGCCTACTGGAGCTGGGCACGTCCGATGAATCCGGAATAATTCGCAACATCGCTAAAAAATCCACTGTAATACCTCAGCAAGATATTACCAATGACGTGGACGAGAATGAAGCTACGAACAGTGATGATGTCGAACCTGAGccgcaaaagaaaaaacgtaaacaCAAAACCGACAAGAAGAAGGCTAAAAATCGACACgttagtaacaaaaaaaaaaaaacgaagcgtTCTCGTGAAAGTTCAAGTAGTTTAGGTTACACCTCTTCAGCTGACGAGAATTTGCCACCGTCCGAAGTCGATGAATCGACTTCTAACCGTAATAAGAATACTCGCTACATTAACTCAGCCAAAGGATCTACCAAAAATCAGACACCAAAGAAAAACTTGGCCCACAAGATCGTACAGCACCAGTATAATGATAATTCCCATGAGTCACCGAATCAGTTGTCTGGATATGAAACATCAAATAGAAACATTTCTAGTAGGATCATCAGGTCTACCACGCAATATGACTTATCAAGATCCTTTTCACAACTTGAACCTTCAACCCCGACCACATCACGCGAACAGAATacctttgaagaaaaaactctgCAGTATTTAGAACACATTAAATCCTACACTGAACAAAACCATCTGCTACTACGTAAAATCTTCTCAAAACAGAAGGAAGTCAGCATCGACGTAACAAAGAAACCAGCCGAATTCCCAAAACTTCCTCTTAACTCCATGGAAGACTTCTCCAACCTCGAAAATATCCTGAAATCCGAAGAGCATCGAACTTATTTA ACCGGGAAACTGGCTTCTATTGGAGGGACAAGCGGTCGCCAATGTGTGTTGGCTATAATGAGGTCACTACTCACAAACGAATTAGCGATGCAATTCAATTGGGCAGGGAGGGACAAAGTCTCATTTCAAAAGACATTGACAATGGAAACTGTTTACg agGCTGTGAAACAAACCTTTCTTGGCAAGAAGGAAATTGGTGATGCAACCGAAACCAGTGTTTCGTGTGCCGTGAAAGACTGGTTAAAACTAGCTCGATCACGGCATACCTATGTACGAAAGAAGGGCTAA
- the LOC107225940 gene encoding UDP-glucosyltransferase 2 codes for MRRVSVFLALILCNVYFTRHVNGARILAIFPLEIPHQFFFFQEILWTLVEQGHKLDVISHYPLIRPHPNYENIIHLTGKGPRFTFNLTADTLDSLANKPVEYYAEQYGNKACELLALPEFKKLIEEPQTNPPYDLVITELLYANCYFAFGRHFKVPVVAVSMSALPPYISEPLGNPVNTAFVSEHIDGSILHMNFWQRFKNTLHTWWTNYRIRRVTEAQNSIVKTHFGPDMPDIRELERDLSLLLVNSHHSLNGVRPFTPAIVEIGGLHVRDDGTELPEELKAWLDSSADGFIFVSFGSLLAIENFPKDIIAELYSALAKIAPIRVLLKGAAPEALPPGIPTNVLALEVVSQRQVLKHGNIRAFVMQGGSLEIHEAVMFAVPFIGLPIFPEPQRNVKNCVEKGVAISMDFGDFTADKFTAAVSEIVSDAKYKNNIITLGGKFLDRPRSPLETAIFWIEYILRNGGDSLRSPAVKFSWWQLALLDIYAGITVAVIVVIYICKRLTLTVIRRLFRPHPTLPTSKKMV; via the exons atGAGGAGAGTGTCCGTTTTCCTCGCATTGATATTATGCAATGTTTACTTCACGCGCCACGTTAACGGTGCCCGTATACTCGCAATATTTCCTCTAGAGATTCCGcaccaatttttcttctttcaagaAATCTTGTGGACTCTTGTAGAGCAGGGACACAAACTCGATGTAATCAGCCATTATCCCTTGATAAGGCCTCATCCGAATTACGAGAACATCATTCATCTGACAGGAAAGGGTCCCAGGTTTACCTTCAACTTAACAGCTGATACTCTTGATAGCTTGGCCAATAAGCCAGTCGAATATTACGCTGAACAGTACGGAAATAAGGCTTGCGAATTACTCGCTCTTCCTGAGTTCAAGAAGCTCATAGAAGAACCGCAAACCAATCCACCATACGACCTCGTCATTACGGAG TTACTATACGCGAACTGCTACTTCGCGTTTGGAAGACACTTCAAGGTCCCCGTGGTGGCAGTTTCTATGTCGGCGTTGCCACCTTACATAAGTGAGCCCTTGGGGAATCCGGTGAACACGGCATTTGTGTCCGAGCACATCGATGGTTCGATTCTTCACATGAACTTCTGGCAAAGATTCAAAAACACGCTGCACACATGGTGGACGAACTATCGAATCAGGCGGGTAACGGAGGCTCAGAACAGCATTGTGAAGACACACTTCGGGCCGGATATGCCGGACATCAGAGAGCTGGAGAGAGACTTGTCCCTGCTTTTGGTAAACTCGCACCACTCCCTCAACGGAGTTAGGCCTTTTACTCCAGCCATCGTAGAAATCGGTGGATTGCACGTGCGGGACGATGGAACAGAATTACCAGAG GAATTGAAAGCGTGGCTAGACAGCAGCGCGGACGGCTTTATCTTCGTTTCGTTTGGCTCCTTGCTGGCTATTGAGAATTTCCCAAAGGATATCATCGCCGAATTGTACTCAGCATTGGCCAAGATCGCTCCGATTCGAGTGCTGCTCAAAGGAGCAGCTCCGGAAGCATTGCCACCCGGAATTCCCACGAACGTACTTGCGTTGGAGGTAGTTTCACAGAGGCAGGTTTTAA AGCACGGCAACATACGGGCGTTCGTGATGCAGGGTGGATCACTGGAGATTCACGAAGCGGTGATGTTCGCGGTACCGTTTATCGGTCTTCCGATATTCCCAGAGCCCCAACGAAACGTAAAAAATTGCGTTGAAAAGGGGGTCGCGATATCGATGGACTTTGGGGATTTCACGGCGGATAAATTCACCGCAGCCGTTAGTGaaatcgtcagcgacgcaaaATACAA aaataacaTCATCACGCTGGGGGGAAAGTTTCTGGACCGACCGAGAAGCCCGCTAGAAACGGCGATCTTCTGGATCGAGTACATCCTCAGAAACGGCGGCGATTCATTGCGTTCACCAGCGGTAAAGTTTAGCTGGTGGCAGCTGGCTTTGTTGGATATTTATGCGGGTATAACGGTGGCTGTTATAGTTGTGATTTACATCTGCAAGCGACTGACGTTGACCGTCATTCGTCGACTATTTCGACCGCACCCTACACTGCCAACTTCGAAAAAAATGGTGTAA